Proteins encoded by one window of Deinococcus radiodurans R1 = ATCC 13939 = DSM 20539:
- the msrP gene encoding protein-methionine-sulfoxide reductase catalytic subunit MsrP: MTDPDSTSPAPDPQQPADPQPTDPGRREVLRQGALLTATALGLGGGLTLLTRRPAPAEPAPDPQTAAGRVIRPTGPYDTQEAMTGYRDMTTYNNFYELGLGKDDPARHAGALPTRPWTVVVDGEVKKPVTLDIDTLQSWFPLEDRIYRMRCVEGWSMVMPWFGFPLAALLRRLEPTGAARYVQFTAINAPDKLPGQRPWVLEWPYTEGLRLDEALHPLTLLAVGLEGRSLPAQNGAPLRLVVPWKYGFKGIKAIVRMTLTRTQPQTTWALAAPDEYGFYANVNPAVPHPRWSQATEQRIGESGRRPTLPFNGYGEQVAGLYSGLDCGGTSKWRAARPPMRGSVQASCWAGYSPPFSCCGTR, encoded by the coding sequence ATGACCGACCCCGACTCCACCTCGCCTGCCCCTGACCCGCAGCAGCCTGCCGACCCGCAGCCCACCGACCCGGGCCGCCGCGAAGTGTTGCGGCAGGGCGCCCTGCTCACCGCCACCGCCCTGGGCCTCGGCGGGGGGCTGACGCTGCTCACCCGCCGCCCCGCGCCTGCCGAGCCAGCCCCGGACCCTCAGACGGCGGCGGGGCGCGTCATCCGTCCGACTGGGCCTTACGACACCCAGGAGGCCATGACGGGTTACCGCGACATGACCACCTACAACAACTTCTACGAACTCGGGCTCGGCAAGGATGACCCCGCCCGCCACGCCGGGGCGCTGCCGACGCGGCCCTGGACGGTGGTGGTGGACGGCGAGGTGAAAAAGCCCGTCACGCTCGACATAGACACCCTTCAGAGCTGGTTTCCCTTAGAGGACCGCATTTACCGGATGCGCTGCGTGGAGGGCTGGAGCATGGTGATGCCGTGGTTCGGCTTTCCGCTCGCCGCGCTGCTGCGCCGCCTGGAACCGACCGGCGCGGCCCGGTACGTGCAGTTCACCGCCATCAACGCCCCCGACAAGCTGCCGGGGCAACGGCCCTGGGTGCTGGAATGGCCGTACACCGAGGGCCTGCGGCTCGACGAGGCGCTGCACCCGCTCACGCTGCTCGCCGTGGGGCTGGAAGGCCGGTCGCTCCCGGCGCAAAACGGCGCTCCGCTGCGGCTGGTCGTCCCCTGGAAGTACGGCTTCAAGGGCATCAAGGCCATCGTCCGGATGACGCTCACGCGCACGCAGCCGCAGACGACCTGGGCGCTGGCCGCTCCCGACGAATACGGCTTTTACGCCAACGTCAACCCCGCCGTGCCTCACCCACGCTGGTCGCAGGCCACCGAGCAGCGCATCGGGGAGAGCGGGCGGCGGCCCACATTGCCCTTCAACGGCTACGGCGAACAGGTGGCGGGACTCTACAGCGGGCTTGACTGCGGCGGAACTTCTAAATGGCGCGCCGCCCGCCCCCCTATGCGTGGCTCGGTCCAGGCGTCGTGCTGGGCGGGCTACTCCCCACCGTTTTCCTGCTGTGGGACGCGCTGA
- a CDS encoding metal ABC transporter substrate-binding protein: MKNRKLMACALLAAACVGSGQAAAAPLPVSATTSLLADFVRQVGGSRVNVNVIVPAGADAHTFQPSTGVIRSLVGSKVLFANGAGLEPWLPRLRAAAPRVPVKELTAGLKLHAGGEGGAPDPHAWWDASLALGYVKNVQTALSAADPAGQATYAKNAAAYSAQIRAADAWAKKQFATLPASQRKVVTHHDSLGYFARRYGLTVIGAVIPGLSTEREPSARELATLASAVKKSGAKVILTENTVSTRLAQTLASETGARIAPPLYTDALGPQAAPAKLTSKPSNTTWRRWCGH, encoded by the coding sequence ATGAAGAACCGGAAGCTCATGGCGTGTGCCCTACTCGCCGCTGCGTGTGTGGGGAGTGGACAGGCCGCCGCGGCGCCGCTGCCGGTCAGCGCGACGACCAGTCTGCTGGCCGACTTCGTGCGGCAGGTGGGCGGGTCACGGGTCAACGTGAACGTGATCGTGCCTGCCGGGGCCGACGCCCATACCTTTCAGCCCTCGACCGGCGTGATTCGCTCGCTGGTGGGCAGCAAGGTTCTGTTTGCCAACGGCGCGGGCCTGGAGCCCTGGCTGCCCCGGCTGCGGGCCGCCGCGCCGCGCGTGCCGGTGAAGGAGCTGACGGCGGGCCTCAAGCTGCACGCTGGAGGAGAGGGCGGCGCACCCGACCCCCACGCGTGGTGGGACGCTTCACTGGCGCTGGGGTACGTGAAAAACGTGCAGACCGCCCTGAGCGCTGCCGACCCCGCGGGCCAGGCCACCTATGCCAAAAACGCCGCCGCTTACTCGGCCCAGATTCGCGCTGCCGATGCCTGGGCCAAAAAACAGTTCGCCACGCTGCCCGCAAGCCAGCGCAAGGTAGTCACGCACCACGACTCGCTGGGGTACTTCGCCCGGCGCTATGGCCTGACCGTCATCGGCGCCGTCATTCCTGGCCTGAGCACCGAGCGCGAGCCGAGTGCCCGCGAACTTGCGACTCTGGCGAGCGCCGTCAAGAAAAGCGGCGCGAAAGTCATCCTGACCGAAAACACCGTCAGCACCCGCCTGGCACAGACGCTGGCGAGCGAAACCGGCGCCCGGATTGCCCCGCCGCTCTACACCGACGCGCTGGGGCCGCAGGCAGCGCCGGCGAAACTTACCTCAAAGCCCTCAAATACAACGTGGCGACGGTGGTGCGGGCACTGA
- a CDS encoding GrpB family protein, protein MDLISPDPGRWAARFDRHRWRIRLALPQARTEHIGSTAIGTICAKDVVDILVGEVDVTAAAQALVSAGYVIEGERPNHIWLCWPDPQQREAVVHVVIAGGDIWHQRLLFRDFLKRSPAEARAYEALKQRLAAQTDDWGEYTAQKAAFVARILQRAAES, encoded by the coding sequence ATGGACCTCATCTCGCCTGACCCCGGACGTTGGGCCGCCCGGTTCGACCGGCATCGGTGGCGAATTCGACTCGCTCTTCCCCAGGCCCGCACCGAACACATCGGCAGTACAGCCATCGGCACCATTTGCGCTAAAGATGTGGTGGACATTCTGGTCGGTGAAGTAGACGTGACGGCGGCGGCGCAGGCGCTCGTAAGTGCCGGATATGTCATCGAGGGCGAGCGGCCCAACCACATCTGGCTGTGCTGGCCGGACCCGCAACAGCGCGAAGCGGTAGTGCATGTGGTCATTGCGGGGGGCGACATCTGGCACCAACGGCTGCTTTTCCGTGATTTCCTGAAGCGCAGTCCTGCCGAGGCCCGGGCTTACGAAGCGCTCAAACAGAGGCTGGCGGCCCAGACCGACGACTGGGGCGAGTACACCGCGCAGAAAGCCGCTTTCGTCGCCCGAATCCTGCAAAGGGCAGCAGAAAGCTGA
- a CDS encoding alpha/beta hydrolase, which produces MTQPNSWTIPHLPVAGYAWEVADPAGAVLLTHALAEYAQRYQDRYHCLIPALNAAGYSVYSYDLRGHGASPGEVSMVDAFVQVDDHLAARAALRERCPDLPLYLFAHSAGALFTAGSVMADPQGISGVILSSPMLQAGQDQIALVRHLLPLASKLAPGLAIVPINKAGLSRLPEEVAAYQADERIYQGQVTLLTASTMMQLSQQLWPTYSNWALPTLVFYGTGDQVSYMDGLPDFVAQLHTPDKALKVFKGGYHELLNDCDREEVLALILDWLWERRPVKDPGNEQMQHNLGRLARLRQRRQGIRGSA; this is translated from the coding sequence ATGACCCAACCGAACAGCTGGACCATTCCCCATCTCCCCGTCGCCGGTTATGCCTGGGAAGTCGCCGACCCGGCGGGCGCCGTGCTGCTCACGCACGCACTCGCCGAATACGCGCAGCGGTATCAGGACCGTTATCACTGCCTGATTCCGGCGCTGAACGCGGCGGGCTACAGCGTCTACAGCTACGACCTGCGCGGTCACGGCGCGTCGCCGGGCGAGGTGAGCATGGTGGACGCCTTCGTGCAGGTGGACGACCACCTCGCCGCCCGCGCCGCCCTGCGGGAGCGTTGCCCGGACCTGCCGCTCTACCTCTTTGCCCACAGCGCCGGGGCCCTGTTTACGGCGGGCAGCGTGATGGCCGACCCACAGGGCATCAGCGGCGTCATCCTGTCAAGCCCGATGCTCCAGGCCGGGCAAGATCAGATAGCCCTGGTGCGGCACCTGCTGCCGCTGGCCTCCAAGCTGGCGCCGGGGCTCGCCATCGTGCCGATCAACAAGGCGGGGCTCTCGCGGCTGCCGGAAGAGGTGGCGGCGTACCAGGCCGACGAGCGCATCTATCAGGGGCAGGTCACTTTGCTCACCGCGAGCACCATGATGCAGCTCTCGCAGCAGCTCTGGCCGACCTACTCGAACTGGGCGCTGCCCACGCTGGTCTTCTACGGCACCGGCGATCAGGTGTCCTACATGGACGGCCTGCCCGACTTCGTGGCGCAGCTTCACACCCCCGACAAGGCGCTCAAGGTCTTCAAGGGTGGGTATCACGAACTCCTCAACGACTGTGACCGCGAGGAAGTGCTGGCGCTCATTCTCGACTGGCTGTGGGAACGCCGCCCGGTGAAAGACCCCGGCAATGAACAGATGCAGCACAACCTGGGCCGCCTCGCCCGGCTGCGGCAGCGGCGGCAGGGAATACGGGGAAGCGCCTGA
- a CDS encoding DUF937 domain-containing protein, with protein sequence MLSLLGRQGLDAASAESVLGGLRGGLGDLDLGAGLAAGAAAVGTSAAGVAGAAVPPPPPANGVTAAQLAPGAITPSSLLDTLRSEFSGENADRIGRAAGFSGATAGKAVQGALPVVLSALDQPGPDRGGRGGTAQQQPGPRPPCR encoded by the coding sequence GTGTTGAGCCTGCTGGGCCGTCAGGGCTTGGACGCGGCGAGCGCCGAGAGCGTGCTCGGCGGCCTGCGCGGTGGCCTGGGCGACCTCGACCTCGGCGCGGGACTCGCTGCCGGGGCCGCTGCGGTGGGCACCAGTGCGGCTGGCGTGGCCGGCGCCGCCGTGCCCCCGCCTCCTCCCGCCAACGGCGTCACGGCGGCGCAGCTCGCGCCGGGGGCCATTACCCCCAGCAGCCTGCTCGACACCCTGCGTAGCGAGTTCAGCGGCGAAAACGCCGACCGCATTGGCCGCGCGGCGGGCTTCAGCGGCGCCACGGCGGGCAAGGCCGTGCAGGGCGCCCTGCCGGTGGTGCTCAGCGCCCTGGATCAGCCGGGGCCGGACCGAGGCGGGCGCGGCGGAACTGCTCAGCAACAGCCAGGACCTCGACCGCCTTGCCGGTGA
- a CDS encoding DUF937 domain-containing protein: MKDIIQSYFDQQAVAQLGQVAGLDPTLTQRALSLGLPLQLDALAAHAQTPEGRSQIGEAVSNLPRFGSVQDALNTSSGALDLQRAGELLAPALLGTQAEDIVQQVTRRVGGSVGGVQKVMNMASRSC; encoded by the coding sequence ATGAAGGACATCATTCAGTCGTATTTCGATCAGCAAGCCGTCGCTCAGCTCGGGCAGGTGGCCGGACTCGACCCCACCCTCACCCAGCGGGCGCTGAGCCTGGGGCTGCCGCTGCAACTCGACGCGCTCGCCGCCCATGCCCAGACGCCTGAAGGCCGCTCGCAAATCGGTGAGGCGGTCAGCAACCTGCCGCGCTTCGGTTCGGTGCAAGACGCCCTGAACACGTCCAGCGGGGCACTCGACCTGCAACGGGCGGGCGAACTGCTCGCGCCGGCCCTGCTCGGCACCCAGGCCGAGGACATCGTGCAGCAGGTCACCCGTCGGGTGGGTGGCAGCGTGGGCGGCGTGCAGAAGGTCATGAACATGGCGTCCCGCTCGTGTTGA
- the aguB gene encoding N-carbamoylputrescine amidase: MTRTPDTVHLAVVQMHMTDQLEDNVERAAEHVREAARRGAQVILLPELFENLYFCQVEREDYFGLAHPLEGHPFIGRFQELARELNVVLPVSYFEKAGQAHYNSLVCIDAGGELLGNYRKTHIPDGPGYEEKYYFNPGDTGFKVWDTRFGRVGVGICWDQWYPETARVMMLQGADFLLYPTAIGSEPAEVETPNNHQMWQRAMVGHAVSNSSYVGSSNRIGKEIVGGLEQTYYGHSFISDYTGELVAELGDSEEGPLLHELNLKEARKFRAGMGFFRDRRPELYGPLLTTDGVTRRG, from the coding sequence ATGACCCGCACCCCCGACACTGTCCACCTCGCCGTCGTGCAGATGCACATGACCGACCAGCTCGAAGACAACGTGGAGCGCGCCGCCGAGCACGTCCGGGAAGCGGCGCGCCGGGGCGCCCAGGTCATCTTGTTGCCCGAGCTGTTTGAGAACCTCTACTTCTGCCAGGTGGAGCGCGAGGACTACTTCGGGCTGGCGCACCCGCTGGAGGGACATCCCTTTATCGGACGCTTTCAGGAGCTGGCGCGTGAGCTGAACGTGGTGCTGCCGGTCAGCTACTTCGAGAAGGCCGGGCAGGCGCACTACAACTCGCTGGTGTGCATCGACGCGGGCGGCGAACTGCTCGGCAACTACCGCAAGACCCACATCCCCGACGGCCCCGGCTACGAGGAAAAGTATTACTTCAACCCCGGAGACACCGGCTTCAAGGTCTGGGACACCCGGTTTGGCCGCGTGGGTGTGGGCATCTGCTGGGACCAGTGGTACCCAGAAACCGCCCGCGTGATGATGCTTCAGGGCGCCGATTTCCTGCTCTACCCCACCGCCATCGGCAGTGAGCCCGCCGAGGTGGAAACGCCCAACAACCATCAGATGTGGCAGCGGGCAATGGTCGGGCACGCGGTGAGCAACTCCAGCTACGTGGGGTCGAGCAACCGCATCGGCAAGGAAATCGTGGGCGGGCTGGAGCAGACCTACTACGGGCACTCCTTTATCAGCGACTACACCGGCGAACTCGTGGCCGAACTCGGCGACAGTGAAGAAGGCCCGCTGCTGCACGAGCTGAACCTGAAAGAAGCGCGCAAGTTCCGCGCCGGGATGGGCTTTTTCCGCGACCGCCGCCCCGAGCTGTACGGGCCGCTGCTGACCACCGACGGGGTGACGCGCCGGGGCTAA
- the lpdA gene encoding dihydrolipoyl dehydrogenase: MDTFDVLVIGGGPAGYVAAIRAAQLGFKTACVDAFERGGKPSLGGTCLNVGCIPSKALLDSSERFEMISHDTAEHGIQVAQPQIDVSKMLARKDGVVDKLTGGVAFLFRKNKVTSFHGYGKLVRQDGQEWVVDAAGTEVKAKNVIVATGSNPRALPGVPFGGHIVENSGALQIDQVPGKLGVIGAGVIGLELGSVWRRLGAQVTILEAMPGFLMAADDAIAKEALKQFQKQGLDFHFGVKIGEIKQDDSGVTVTYEENGSQVTAQFDKLIVSIGRVPNTGGLNADGVGLALDERGFVKVDQHYRTNLPGVYAIGDVIGGAMLAHKAEEEGVALAEMIAGQAGHVNYDVIPWIIYTSPEIAWAGLTEKQAKERGLNVKTGQFPFSANGRALGHGDPRGFVKVVADAQTDKLLGVHMIGGGVSELIGEIVAIMEFGGSAEDLARTIHAHPTLSEVVKEAALAVDKRAIHM, translated from the coding sequence ATGGATACCTTTGACGTTCTGGTGATTGGGGGCGGCCCCGCGGGGTACGTGGCGGCCATTCGTGCGGCGCAGCTCGGGTTCAAAACGGCCTGTGTGGACGCCTTCGAGCGGGGCGGCAAGCCCAGCCTGGGCGGCACCTGCCTGAACGTGGGCTGCATTCCCAGCAAGGCGCTGCTCGATTCCTCCGAGCGCTTCGAGATGATTTCGCACGACACCGCCGAGCACGGCATTCAGGTGGCCCAGCCTCAGATCGATGTCAGCAAGATGCTCGCCCGCAAGGACGGCGTGGTGGACAAGCTGACCGGCGGCGTCGCTTTCCTCTTCAGGAAGAACAAGGTCACGTCCTTCCACGGCTACGGCAAGCTCGTGCGCCAGGACGGCCAGGAGTGGGTCGTGGACGCAGCGGGCACCGAAGTCAAGGCCAAGAACGTGATCGTGGCAACGGGCAGCAACCCCCGCGCCCTGCCCGGTGTGCCCTTCGGCGGCCACATCGTGGAAAACAGCGGCGCCCTGCAAATTGACCAGGTACCCGGCAAGCTCGGCGTGATCGGCGCGGGCGTGATCGGCCTCGAACTCGGCAGCGTGTGGCGGCGCCTCGGCGCTCAGGTGACCATCCTCGAAGCGATGCCCGGCTTCCTGATGGCCGCCGACGACGCGATTGCCAAAGAAGCCCTCAAACAGTTCCAGAAGCAGGGCCTCGACTTCCACTTCGGCGTCAAGATCGGCGAAATCAAGCAGGACGACAGCGGCGTGACTGTCACCTATGAGGAAAACGGCTCGCAGGTGACCGCGCAGTTCGACAAGCTGATCGTGTCCATTGGCCGCGTGCCCAACACCGGGGGCCTGAACGCCGACGGCGTGGGTCTGGCGCTCGACGAGCGCGGCTTCGTCAAGGTGGACCAGCACTACCGCACCAACCTCCCCGGCGTGTACGCCATCGGCGACGTGATCGGCGGCGCCATGCTGGCGCACAAGGCCGAGGAAGAAGGCGTGGCGCTCGCCGAAATGATCGCCGGACAGGCCGGGCACGTGAACTACGACGTGATTCCCTGGATCATCTACACCAGCCCTGAAATCGCCTGGGCAGGCCTGACCGAGAAGCAGGCCAAGGAACGCGGCCTGAATGTCAAGACCGGGCAGTTCCCCTTCAGCGCCAACGGACGCGCCCTGGGCCACGGCGACCCGCGCGGCTTCGTCAAGGTCGTGGCCGACGCCCAGACCGACAAGCTGCTCGGCGTGCACATGATCGGCGGTGGCGTGTCGGAACTCATCGGCGAAATCGTCGCCATCATGGAATTCGGTGGCAGCGCCGAGGACCTCGCCCGCACCATCCACGCCCACCCCACGCTCTCCGAAGTGGTCAAGGAAGCGGCGCTGGCGGTGGACAAGCGCGCCATTCACATGTGA
- a CDS encoding protein-methionine-sulfoxide reductase heme-binding subunit MsrQ — protein sequence MARRPPPYAWLGPGVVLGGLLPTVFLLWDALSGGLGANPVKQATHQTGQLALIVLTLSLACTPARVWLGWTWAARIRKALGLLAAFYAVLHFGIYLRGQDFSLGRIWEDVTERPFITSGFAALLLLLPLVLTSGKGSVRRLGFARWTLLHRLVYLAAALGALHYWWGVKKDHSGPLLAVLVLAALGLARLKTPARLNRPARQ from the coding sequence ATGGCGCGCCGCCCGCCCCCCTATGCGTGGCTCGGTCCAGGCGTCGTGCTGGGCGGGCTACTCCCCACCGTTTTCCTGCTGTGGGACGCGCTGAGCGGCGGCCTGGGCGCCAATCCGGTCAAGCAGGCGACCCACCAGACCGGGCAACTCGCGCTGATTGTGCTCACCCTCTCGCTCGCCTGTACCCCGGCGCGGGTGTGGCTGGGCTGGACGTGGGCGGCGCGCATTCGCAAGGCGTTGGGGCTGCTCGCGGCGTTTTATGCGGTGCTGCACTTCGGGATTTACCTGCGCGGCCAGGACTTCAGCCTGGGCCGCATCTGGGAGGACGTAACCGAGCGGCCCTTCATCACCTCGGGTTTCGCGGCGCTGCTGCTCCTGCTGCCGCTGGTCCTCACGAGTGGCAAAGGCAGCGTGCGGCGACTGGGCTTTGCGCGCTGGACGCTGCTACACCGCCTGGTGTACCTCGCCGCCGCGCTGGGCGCGCTGCATTACTGGTGGGGCGTGAAAAAGGACCACAGCGGGCCGCTGCTCGCCGTGCTGGTCCTCGCGGCGCTGGGGCTGGCAAGGCTCAAGACCCCGGCGCGGCTGAACAGACCGGCGCGGCAGTGA
- a CDS encoding sulfurtransferase: MTPPSPLKSAAWLLAQRPGAVRVLDCRYALSDPLLGRLAYLEGHIPGAVYADLETDLSGPVQPGGEGGRHPLPDPPVLADWLGAAGIGNGDVVVCYDDPGGGQGFYAARAWWLLRWLGHREVYVLDGGWPAYLAAGGEASTEEPHPVPTTFTPDVQPELVATAQDVQNREDGVLLIDSRAPERYRGDSEPLDKKAGHIPGAVNRPFSAALDEQGQFRAGAEQAGRLAAGDAPTIIYCGSGVSATPNLLARELAGVPLGPNNRLYAGSWSDWVSDEGRPVATGE, encoded by the coding sequence ATGACCCCGCCCTCGCCGCTGAAATCCGCCGCCTGGCTGCTCGCGCAGCGGCCGGGCGCCGTGCGCGTGCTCGACTGCCGCTACGCCCTGAGCGACCCGCTGCTCGGGCGCCTCGCCTATCTGGAAGGGCATATTCCCGGCGCGGTCTACGCCGACCTCGAAACCGACCTCAGCGGGCCGGTGCAGCCCGGCGGCGAGGGCGGGCGCCACCCGCTGCCCGACCCGCCGGTGCTGGCAGACTGGCTCGGCGCGGCGGGCATCGGCAACGGCGACGTGGTGGTGTGCTACGACGACCCGGGCGGCGGCCAGGGCTTTTACGCGGCGCGGGCGTGGTGGCTGCTGCGCTGGCTGGGGCACCGCGAGGTGTATGTGCTCGACGGCGGCTGGCCCGCGTACCTCGCGGCGGGGGGCGAAGCGAGCACCGAGGAACCGCACCCCGTGCCCACGACTTTTACGCCGGACGTGCAGCCCGAACTGGTAGCGACGGCGCAGGACGTACAGAACCGGGAGGACGGGGTGCTGCTCATCGATTCGCGCGCGCCAGAACGCTACCGGGGCGACAGCGAGCCGCTCGATAAAAAAGCCGGGCACATCCCCGGCGCGGTCAACCGGCCTTTCAGCGCCGCGCTGGACGAGCAGGGGCAGTTCCGGGCGGGCGCCGAGCAGGCGGGGCGACTGGCCGCCGGAGACGCCCCCACCATCATCTACTGCGGCAGCGGGGTGAGTGCGACCCCCAACCTGCTCGCCCGCGAACTCGCCGGGGTGCCGCTGGGGCCGAACAACCGCCTGTACGCCGGGTCGTGGAGCGACTGGGTGAGCGACGAGGGCAGGCCGGTGGCAACGGGGGAATGA
- the rpmB gene encoding 50S ribosomal protein L28, whose product MSRECYLTGKKNLVVNSVIRRGKARADGGVGRKTTGITKRVQRANLHKKAIRENGQVKTVWLSANALRTLSKGPYKGIELI is encoded by the coding sequence ATGAGCCGTGAATGCTACCTGACTGGAAAGAAGAACCTCGTCGTCAACTCCGTGATTCGCCGTGGTAAGGCCCGTGCCGACGGCGGCGTGGGTCGCAAGACCACCGGCATCACCAAGCGCGTTCAGCGCGCCAACCTGCACAAGAAGGCCATCCGTGAAAACGGCCAGGTCAAGACCGTGTGGCTGAGCGCCAACGCCCTGCGTACCCTGTCCAAGGGCCCCTACAAGGGTATCGAACTGATCTGA
- a CDS encoding dicarboxylate/amino acid:cation symporter, giving the protein MPKIFRSLYVQVIIAIVLGILVGALFPKFGEALKPLGDIFVKLIKMVIAPIIFATVVSGVAHMRDTRKVGRVGGKALIYFEVVSTLALIIGMVVMNVLRPGAGMNVDPATLDTAGLTKYTEAAGEMTVWDHILKIIPDTLVSAFTGGELLPVLLVALLFGFALMRLGKLGDQILYGIDALNQVVFVILGFIMRLAPIGAFGAMAFTVGKYGLKSLTSLGYLMGSFYLTCLLFIFVVLGLIARAAGFSIFKLIRYIREELLIVLGTSSSESALPRLMMKLEHAGAEKSVVGLVVPTGYSFNLDGTSIYLTMAALFIAQATNTPLGLGEQLSLLAVLLLTSKGAAGVTGSGFITLAATLGAVGHVPVAGMALILGIDRFMSEARALTNFIGNAVATLVVARSENAVDMNRLTRALNGEDLPTTEPDVASEERGEGREIDSSRPVT; this is encoded by the coding sequence ATGCCCAAGATATTCCGCAGTCTGTATGTTCAGGTCATCATCGCCATCGTGCTCGGCATTCTGGTCGGTGCATTGTTTCCCAAGTTTGGAGAGGCCCTCAAGCCGCTCGGCGACATCTTCGTCAAGCTGATCAAAATGGTGATTGCGCCGATTATCTTCGCTACCGTGGTGAGCGGCGTGGCGCACATGCGCGACACCCGCAAGGTGGGCCGGGTGGGCGGCAAGGCGCTGATCTATTTCGAGGTCGTCTCAACGCTGGCGCTGATTATCGGCATGGTGGTGATGAACGTGCTGCGGCCCGGTGCGGGCATGAACGTGGACCCCGCCACCCTCGACACGGCGGGCCTGACGAAGTACACCGAGGCCGCCGGGGAAATGACAGTATGGGACCATATCCTCAAGATCATCCCTGATACCCTGGTCAGCGCCTTTACGGGCGGCGAACTGCTGCCGGTGCTGCTGGTTGCGCTGTTGTTCGGTTTCGCCCTGATGCGGCTCGGCAAGCTCGGCGACCAGATTCTTTACGGCATTGACGCTCTGAATCAGGTTGTCTTCGTGATTCTGGGGTTCATCATGCGCCTGGCACCTATCGGGGCGTTTGGGGCGATGGCGTTTACCGTGGGTAAATACGGTCTCAAATCGCTCACCAGCCTCGGCTACCTGATGGGCAGCTTCTACCTCACCTGTTTGCTGTTCATCTTCGTGGTGCTGGGGCTGATTGCGCGGGCGGCGGGCTTCAGCATCTTCAAGCTGATTCGCTACATCCGCGAAGAACTGCTGATCGTGCTGGGCACGAGTTCGAGCGAGTCGGCGCTGCCCCGCCTGATGATGAAACTGGAGCATGCCGGGGCCGAGAAGAGCGTGGTGGGGCTGGTGGTGCCCACCGGGTACTCGTTCAACCTTGACGGCACCAGCATTTACCTCACGATGGCCGCGCTCTTCATCGCGCAGGCGACGAACACGCCGCTGGGCCTCGGCGAGCAGCTCAGCCTGCTGGCGGTGCTGCTGCTGACCTCCAAGGGCGCGGCGGGCGTGACGGGGAGCGGCTTTATCACCCTGGCCGCCACGCTCGGCGCTGTCGGGCACGTGCCGGTGGCAGGCATGGCGCTGATTCTGGGCATCGACCGCTTCATGAGCGAGGCGCGCGCCCTGACCAACTTCATCGGGAACGCGGTGGCGACGCTGGTGGTGGCCCGCAGCGAGAACGCCGTGGACATGAACCGCCTGACGCGGGCGCTGAACGGCGAGGACCTGCCGACCACCGAGCCCGACGTGGCGAGCGAGGAACGCGGCGAGGGCCGTGAAATCGACAGCTCGCGTCCGGTGACGTGA